From Channa argus isolate prfri chromosome 18, Channa argus male v1.0, whole genome shotgun sequence, the proteins below share one genomic window:
- the rhof gene encoding rho-related GTP-binding protein RhoF yields MTQNGTRTGVTKKGDELKIVIVGDGGCGKTSLLMVYAKGDFPEKYAPSVFEKYVTTISLGTKEIQLNLYDTAGQDDYDRLRPLSYQEANLILVCFDVTNPTSYENVLIKWHPEVKHFCRDTPVILIGCKTDLRKDRECARKLKAMNLAPITYTQGEEAQQHMNAELYLECSAKYKENVEDIFREATKTALAFNRKQKKRKKKICILF; encoded by the exons ATGACACAAAACGGTACTAGGACTGGTGTCACAAAAAAGGGAGACGAGCTTAAAATCGTTATTGTTGGAGACGGAGGCTGCGGGAAAACATCTCTTCTGATGGTTTATGCTAAAGGTGATTTTCCAGAG aaatatgcacCGTCGGTGTTCGAAAAATATGTCACCACAATCTCTCTTGGAACGAAAGAGATACAGCTCAACCTCTATGACACAGCTG gGCAGGATGACTATGACAGACTACGTCCACTGTCATACCAAGAAGCCAACCTGATTCTGGTCTGTTTTGATGTGACTAACCCCACAAGCTATGAGAATGTCCTGATAAAG TGGCATCCAGAGGTAAAGCACTTTTGTCGGGACACCCCGGTCATCCTGATTGGCTGCAAGACTGACCTCAGGAAAGATAGAGAGTGTGCAAGGAAGCTGAAGGCCATGAATCTGGCTCCCATAACCTATACACAG GGTGAGGAGGCCCAGCAGCACATGAATGCAGAGCTCTACCTTGAGTGTTCAGCAAAGTATAAGGAAAATGTGGAAGACATTTTTAGAGAGGCCACCAAAACAGCTTTGGCGTTCAATCGAAAGCAGAAGAAGCGTAAGAAGAAgatatgcattttattttga
- the tmem120b gene encoding transmembrane protein 120B: MSTAKFQMEWEEIDKEYQQLQETHKIYRQKLEELTNLQATCSSAISKQRKCLKDIRHSLAKCAKTCDEKDLKLITDIKTQIKDKENVFFDMESYLPKKNGLYLNLVLGNVNVTLLSNQAKFAYKDEYEKFKLYMTIILMFGAITCLFFLNCRVTDEIFNFLLVWYYCTLTIRESILMSNGSRIKGWWVSHHYVSTFLSGVMLTWPEGPMYQKFRSQFLAFSIYQSFVQFLQYYYQSGCLYRLRALGERNQLDLTVEGFQSWMWRGLTFLLPFLFFGHFWQLYNSVTLFRLAGHEDCKEWQVFMLALTFLVLFLGNFLTTLKVVHQKIHKNQEKVQKNN, from the exons ATGTCTACAGCGAAGTTTCAGATGGAGTGGGAGGAAATTGATAAGGAATACCAACAACTACAG GAAACTCACAAAATATACAGACAAAAACTCGAGGAGCTCACCAATCTTCAGGCAACATGCAGTAGTGCCATCAGTAAACAGAGAAAATGCCTTAAAGACATTAGGCACAGCTTGGCTAA GTGTGCAAAAACATGTGATGAAAAAGATCTGAAACTAATAACAGAcatcaaaacacaaatcaaagataaagaaaatgtgttctttGATATGGAATCATATTTGCCAAAGAAGAATGG acTGTATCTGAATTTGGTCCTTGGCAATGTGAACGTAACACTTCTCAGCAACCAGGCaaa ATTTGCCTACAAGGATGAGTATGAGAAGTTCAAGCTTTATATGACAATAATCCTGATGTTTGGAGCCATAACTTGTCTCTTTTTTCTAAACTGTCG TGTCACAGATGAAATTTTCAACTTCTTGCTGGTATGGTACTACTGCACATTAACCATAAGGGAAAGCATCCTCATGAGCAATGGCTCCAG GATTAAAGGTTGGTGGGTGTCTCACCATTATGTATCAACCTTTCTGTCAGGTGTGATGCTTACCTG GCCTGAGGGGCCTATGTATCAGAAGTTCAGAAGCCAGTTTCTCGCTTTCTCCATCTATCAGA GCTTTGTTCAGTTCCTCCAGTATTACTACCAGAGCGGTTGCTTATACCGACTGCGAGCATTAGGAGAGAGAAATCAGCTGGACCTCACTGTGG AGGGATTTCAGTCCTGGATGTGGAGAGgcctcacttttcttttgcctttcCTCTTTTTTGGCCAT TTTTGGCAGCTTTACAACTCAGTGACCTTGTTTCGCCTGGCAGGACATGAGGACTGTAAGGAGTGGCAG GTGTTTATGCTGGCACTGACATTTCTCGTCTTATTCCTTGGAAATTTTCTCACCACATTAAAAGTGGTCCACcaaaaaattcataaaaaccaggaaaaggtgcaaaaaaacaactga
- the morn3 gene encoding MORN repeat-containing protein 3, translating into MDKSQKCGLRHTVFSVSGNKYTGEWQDNKKHGKGTQVWKESGAIYNGQWKYGKRDGYGTYSVLLPGKKEIGRKYAGEWKNGKKHGHGTYFYNNTAVYEGEWSEDLRSGWGRMYYANGDLYEGEWINDKNHGQGIIWFANGNWYEGTWRDGKKNGNGKFYYSEKGQLYEGFWLDGVAKCGTLSDSGRDEAPHPTKYPIPQVHLVDMQMVLSEAQSAYLDQC; encoded by the exons ATGGATAAGTCACAAAAATGTGGACTGCGGCACACAGTTTTCTCTGTCAGTGGAAATAAGTACACTGGAGAGTGGCAGGACAATAAAAAGCATG GGAAGGGAACTCAGGTTTGGAAGGAGTCTGGTGCCATTTATAATGGTCAGTGGAAATACGGAAAACGTGATGGATATGGAACCTACAGCGTACTACTCCCAGGAAAAAAGGAGATTGGAAGAAAGTATGCTGGTGAatggaaaaatggaaagaagCAT GGGCATGGAACGTACTTCTACAATAACACAGCTGTTTATGAGGGGGAGTGGAGTGAGGATCTTAGGAGTGGCTGGGGAAGAATGTACTATGCCAATGGAGATCTCTATGAGGGAGAGTggataaatgataaaaatcatGGACAGGGCATCATTTGGTTTG CAAATGGAAACTGGTATGAAGGTACCTGGCGAGATGGCAAGAAGAACGGCAATGGAAAGTTCTACTATTCTGAAAAAGGCCAGCTTTATGAAGGCTTTTGGCTTGATGGAGTAGCAAAATGTGGGACCCTGTCTGATTCTGGGAGAGATGAAGCACCACATCCAACTAAATATCCAATTCCACAG GTACACCTAGTGGATATGCAGATGGTTTTAAGTGAAGCCCAATCAGCCTACCTTGATCAGTGCTGA
- the orai1b gene encoding calcium release-activated calcium channel protein 1 isoform X1, producing the protein MTLNEHSLQALSWRKLYLSRAKLKASSRTSALLSGFAMVAMVEVQLDNSYPYPPALLIAFSACTTVLVAVHLFALMVSTCILPNIEAVSNVHNLNSVKESPHERMHRHIELAWAFSTVIGTLLFLAEVVLLCWVKFLPVKPNKSSNNTISAGVAAAITSTSIMVPFGLVFIVFAVHFYRSLVSHKTDRQFQELEELSNLTRLQNELDNRGESSILQSPSSHFP; encoded by the exons ATGACTCTGAACGAGCATTCACTGCAAGCACTGTCTTGGAGAAAGCTTTATCTGAGTCGAGCTAAACTGAAAGCTTCTAGTAGGACATCAGCTTTGCTTTCTGGGTTTGCTATG GTGGCTATGGTAGAAGTGCAGCTGGACAACAGCTATCCTTACCCACCTGCTCTCCTCATCGCCTTCAGTGCCTGCACCACAGTCCTTGTGGCTGTTCACTTGTTCGCTCTGATGGTCAGCACCTGTATTTTGCCCAATATAGAAGCTGTCAGCAATGTCCACAACCTTAACTCTGTGAAGGAGTCTCCACATGAGCGAATGCACCGACACATTGAACTGGCATGGGCATTTTCTACAGTTATTGGCACTTTACTCTTCCTAGCCGAGGTGGTTCTACTCTGCTGGGTCAAATTTTTGCCTGTTAAACCCAATAAATCCAGCAATAACACAATTTCAGCCGGTGTGGCTGCTGCTATTACCTCCACTTCTATCATGGTCCCCTTTGGTTTAGTCTTCATCGTCTTTGCTGTGCATTTCTACCGCTCACTGGTAAGCCACAAGACTGACAGACAGTTtcaggagctggaggagctATCCAACCTCACCAGGCTTCAAAATGAGCTGGACAACAGAGGGGAATCTTCCATCTTGCAGTCTCCAAGCTCACATTTTCCATAG
- the orai1b gene encoding calcium release-activated calcium channel protein 1 isoform X2, whose protein sequence is MVEVQLDNSYPYPPALLIAFSACTTVLVAVHLFALMVSTCILPNIEAVSNVHNLNSVKESPHERMHRHIELAWAFSTVIGTLLFLAEVVLLCWVKFLPVKPNKSSNNTISAGVAAAITSTSIMVPFGLVFIVFAVHFYRSLVSHKTDRQFQELEELSNLTRLQNELDNRGESSILQSPSSHFP, encoded by the coding sequence ATGGTAGAAGTGCAGCTGGACAACAGCTATCCTTACCCACCTGCTCTCCTCATCGCCTTCAGTGCCTGCACCACAGTCCTTGTGGCTGTTCACTTGTTCGCTCTGATGGTCAGCACCTGTATTTTGCCCAATATAGAAGCTGTCAGCAATGTCCACAACCTTAACTCTGTGAAGGAGTCTCCACATGAGCGAATGCACCGACACATTGAACTGGCATGGGCATTTTCTACAGTTATTGGCACTTTACTCTTCCTAGCCGAGGTGGTTCTACTCTGCTGGGTCAAATTTTTGCCTGTTAAACCCAATAAATCCAGCAATAACACAATTTCAGCCGGTGTGGCTGCTGCTATTACCTCCACTTCTATCATGGTCCCCTTTGGTTTAGTCTTCATCGTCTTTGCTGTGCATTTCTACCGCTCACTGGTAAGCCACAAGACTGACAGACAGTTtcaggagctggaggagctATCCAACCTCACCAGGCTTCAAAATGAGCTGGACAACAGAGGGGAATCTTCCATCTTGCAGTCTCCAAGCTCACATTTTCCATAG